One Acetobacter ghanensis DNA window includes the following coding sequences:
- the nusA gene encoding transcription termination factor NusA produces the protein MDTSVSRPELLLVADAVSREKGIDREEVLEAMEQAIQKAGRAKYGHEKDIRATIDRRSGEVRLSRWTEVVDVVENEDAQIALSIARKFRPEIQVGEFLIDPLPPIDFGRIAAQTAKQVIVQRVREYERKRQYNEFKDRVGEIVNGTVKRTEYGNLLVEIGSAEALLRRDELIPRETFRNSDRVRAYIYDVRDEPRGPQIFLSRTHPAFLAKLFAQEVPEIYDGIIEIKAVARDPGSRAKMAVISRDASIDPVGACVGMRGSRVQAVVAELQGEKIDIIPWSPQAATFVVNALAPAEVSKVVMDEEAGRVEVVVPDDQLSLAIGRRGQNVRLASQLTRWDIDILTEAEESERRQEEFRRRSGQFVEALDVDDVIAGLLVTEGYHSIEELAFADPDELIGIEGFDESVVQELVQRAEGHLVRQEEKLDERRKELGVTDDIANMGVFTNQMLVTLGEKGVKTLDDLGDLAGDELVEILGADAIEEDAANEIIMAARAHWFDDEAGEAPSSTPEGGAGV, from the coding sequence ATGGATACCTCCGTTTCCCGTCCTGAACTGCTGCTGGTGGCAGACGCTGTTTCGCGCGAAAAGGGCATTGACCGTGAAGAGGTTCTGGAGGCCATGGAGCAGGCCATCCAGAAGGCTGGCCGCGCCAAATACGGGCACGAAAAGGACATTCGCGCCACAATCGACCGCCGCTCGGGCGAGGTACGCCTCTCCCGCTGGACGGAAGTTGTGGACGTGGTGGAAAATGAAGATGCGCAGATTGCCCTCTCCATTGCCCGCAAGTTCCGCCCTGAAATTCAGGTGGGCGAATTTCTGATCGACCCGCTGCCCCCGATCGACTTCGGGCGTATTGCGGCCCAGACCGCCAAGCAGGTTATTGTGCAGCGTGTGCGTGAATATGAGCGCAAGCGCCAGTACAACGAATTCAAGGACCGTGTGGGCGAGATCGTTAACGGCACCGTCAAGCGGACCGAATACGGCAACCTGCTGGTTGAAATTGGCTCTGCCGAGGCGCTCCTGCGCCGCGATGAGCTGATCCCGCGTGAGACGTTCCGTAACTCTGACCGCGTGCGCGCCTACATCTATGATGTGCGTGACGAACCCCGCGGCCCGCAGATTTTCCTTTCCCGCACGCATCCGGCCTTTCTGGCCAAGCTGTTTGCGCAGGAAGTGCCGGAAATCTACGACGGCATTATCGAAATTAAGGCCGTTGCGCGTGACCCCGGTTCCCGCGCCAAAATGGCCGTGATCTCGCGCGATGCGTCCATCGACCCGGTTGGGGCTTGCGTTGGTATGCGTGGCTCCCGCGTGCAGGCTGTTGTGGCCGAATTGCAGGGCGAAAAAATCGACATCATCCCATGGAGCCCGCAGGCCGCCACTTTTGTGGTGAACGCGCTGGCTCCGGCTGAAGTCAGCAAGGTGGTGATGGACGAGGAAGCCGGGCGTGTTGAAGTTGTGGTGCCAGATGACCAGCTCTCTCTGGCCATTGGTCGGCGCGGGCAGAACGTCCGCCTTGCAAGCCAGCTGACACGTTGGGACATTGATATTCTGACCGAAGCGGAAGAATCCGAACGCCGTCAGGAAGAGTTCCGTCGCCGCAGCGGCCAGTTTGTTGAAGCGCTGGACGTGGATGACGTGATTGCAGGCCTGCTGGTGACCGAAGGCTACCATAGCATTGAGGAACTGGCTTTTGCTGATCCCGATGAGTTGATCGGCATTGAGGGGTTTGACGAATCGGTCGTGCAGGAACTGGTCCAGCGTGCTGAAGGCCACTTGGTCCGTCAGGAAGAAAAGCTGGACGAACGCCGTAAAGAGCTTGGTGTTACTGACGATATTGCAAATATGGGTGTGTTCACGAACCAGATGCTTGTGACACTGGGTGAAAAGGGTGTAAAAACCCTAGACGACCTCGGTGATCTGGCTGGCGATGAGCTGGTCGAAATTCTGGGGGCGGATGCCATAGAAGAAGACGCCGCCAATGAGATTATCATGGCAGCGCGTGCGCACTGGTTTGATGATGAAGCGGGCGAAGCCCCTTCCTCCACGCCAGAAGGCGGGGCAGGCGTCTGA
- the rimP gene encoding ribosome maturation factor RimP, which produces MDTDLSAHSGLEGRLVALIAPAVEEMGYEIVRVAVLGRERPTVQIMADRQDGALINVEDCERISHAVGAVLDVEDPIPGAWTLEVSSAGIDRPLTRAKDWTRFAGHQAKAEVLVPIDGRRRFAGVSLGSDGTVARMRLDDGTEVALPLAEIRKARLVLTDALIEYSARMVQPASDAGVEQDGKKEPPASKVH; this is translated from the coding sequence TTGGACACTGATCTTTCTGCCCATTCCGGCCTTGAGGGCCGTCTTGTTGCCCTGATCGCTCCTGCCGTGGAGGAGATGGGGTACGAGATCGTGCGCGTGGCGGTTCTGGGGCGTGAACGCCCGACAGTGCAGATCATGGCCGACCGGCAGGACGGAGCGTTGATCAATGTTGAGGATTGTGAGCGAATCAGCCACGCTGTAGGCGCCGTGCTGGATGTGGAGGACCCCATTCCCGGGGCGTGGACGCTGGAAGTGTCCTCCGCCGGGATTGACCGCCCGCTCACACGTGCCAAGGACTGGACCCGCTTTGCGGGGCATCAGGCCAAGGCGGAAGTTTTGGTCCCCATTGATGGGCGGCGGCGTTTTGCTGGCGTTTCTTTGGGGTCCGATGGAACAGTTGCCCGTATGCGTCTGGATGACGGCACAGAAGTGGCTCTGCCACTGGCCGAAATCCGCAAGGCGCGACTGGTGCTGACCGATGCGCTGATTGAATACAGCGCCCGTATGGTACAGCCTGCATCGGATGCAGGCGTGGAGCAGGATGGCAAAAAAGAGCCGCCTGCTTCCAAGGTGCATTGA